From the Octopus sinensis unplaced genomic scaffold, ASM634580v1 Contig11667, whole genome shotgun sequence genome, the window CAAACGCAATAACAAGCTACAAGGACTAtatcttctatatttttgtttatattaatgtGTTAACCAATCaaaatttctaatttaatttagatatttttatgtattaaattaaaatataattaaacaaatttTAGCCTTATTTCAAATTATTCCAGACTGTTGTCTTCTCTAGAATCGAAATATAATTCTTTCTCGGATTTGAAGTCTTGATATCACTTCTTCCGTCCTGTGTTAAATTTTTCCAACTCGACTCTATAAGCTAGAGTGATAGAATCAAAATGTTTAAACTATGCGAGACGTATTAAAAAATGATAATTCAAGTTCTCTTGACACTCTTGAAAGTCttgtaatgaaataaaacaatcgTTGTCATCTTAACGTCAAACACATAGAATTCCGTTTTATGTACAAaaaggttgttattattattattattattatttaagccaaaaacagaatcaccgtcttaaccattaactaacgtgttcaggtgattccgacacttctcaacagtctagccatcttttcacgatgttcagaccgtgaccccacacactttctgtatgtacggtgaaATGCTTGTGGTCCATCTCCACGATCCCTCCCACTTGCCTCTACAAGAGACTCCAGTGTTCGATGGACAATTTTCATGTCGGTATGGTCCTTCAGTATGTTTATGGATTTTTCTTGGATTTTCTCGATTTTTAGTTGGTTCGTTGCCGCCAGGTTACAGCCCCAAGCAGCACATGCATAGCCTATTGTTGGCTCGATATACTGCTTGTAAGGGTCTCTACCCCTGGCGGACAAGTTCTCCCACAGTTCGAAAGAAAGGCTTTcacaaaattgattttctttatatACAAGTTGACACGATCGATTCAACATGAGgtgagaaacagaggaaagtgtcAAACGTTACACCCAatatcttctgtgttttcttttgtggtattgggactccattcagcgtgacttcaataatttttttccccatcttCCTGTTTTTCGTGAATAGGGTGACTGCTGACTTTTCGGAACATGCATGTAGTCTGTTTTCATATAGCCATCCATATAATTCGTCCAGTATTCTTTGTAGTCTTTCCTTCGCGTATTCGACATTTACATCCCTTGATGCGACAACTATGTCATCGGCATAGGAGAGTAGTATGTCATTATTATCCATAGGAACCGGGAGATCATTCAGAAACAAGTTGAAGAGGGTCGGGGATAAAGGAGAACCCTGGGGTACACCATTGGGCAAAAAGCGTGATCTTGAACTCTCGTTCCCGACGCACACTTTCCCACGACGTCCGCTCAAAAAATTCGCTATCCATAGCTTCATAGGTGTAGAAATATTTGTACCAAATATCTTTTGAATTAGGATCTTCCTTGGGACGGAGTCAAACGCTTTTTGAATGTCGATAGTGCATACAATTGATTTCTCCtgcaatttcttctttttgtgtCCTTCATTTATGAAATCTGTTAGTGTGGTGAGGAAGGAGGTCGTTGACAATCCTTCCTTGAATCCATGTTGAAATGTGGATTGTGGGAGGAAAGGGCGAATATGTTTTAGAACCAGTTTTTCCAAGATTCTTGACAGCACACATATAAGGGATATTGGTCTATAGGAGCCGGGGTCGTTTTTCGGTCTTCCAGGTTTTAATATTGGCCGGATTTTTGATAGTTTCCATAAGTTCGGTATAGAGTTCGTGAATAATGATGTGTTATAGATCGTGGTTAAAGCATTTATTGAAACAGGGCCCAAGTGTTTTAGTAGAATAAGCGGAATTCCATCCGGTCCACATGAGTTTGTTTTCTTCTGATTCGAGATTGTTTCAGAcacctcttcaggaagaaaataagtCGTCGGGGGCCTTTTGGATGGCTTTGATTTTAATCTTGACTGTGAGTTCATTTTTTATAAGGAATATGACTAATCTTGACACAGTGTTTCATAAAATGTTTAGATTGAGCTGATATGTTTCTGTTTTACGCTCGTCAGGATTCTTTAAGCGTCTCAACATCGTCCACATGGCCGAAATAGAGGCTTTTTATTCATGGCTCTAGAGATTCGGCTGAGCTTCTTCCTTTGGACTTGGTTGGTATTATTCGTAATAAGCATGTTTAGAGCCCTGATTCGATCGATGATTACTTTGGGTCGATACTTTCTTTCTTGAGGCTGGTTCTTTCTCTGATTAATTTTTTCGTTCTTGAGTCATATTTTGAGCTCCCACTTCTTATACATGCTCTTCTGATAATCAAATTTCTTGCATCTATGATAGTTTTGTTGAAGCTTTCCACTGCCCTGTCCAAGGAAGAAAAATTCTTAGGGTGAAAGTTCTGGAGTCTTGAATCGACGTAATTTGCGAAAGCATTCCAATCTGCGTTTTTGTAATCATAGAAATAATTTGGTTTCAGTATGAGATGTGGAGAACAgttcattctcattatcattgaGTGGTGGTCACTTCGGAGATCATAGCGGACCGACCACTTGATGATAGGGGAAAGCCGAGGTGAGCAGATTGATAGATCTGGCGATGTCCTCGTGTCCTTAGAGTTGTAGGGTGTTCGAGTGTTCTTTTTTGGGTTGTTAAGGATTATTAACTTCTGCAATTGCGATATCAAAAGGTTTCCTCTGGCATCGGCAGTCTGATATCTGAACCAAGCGGGATGCTTCGCGTTCAGATCTCCGCATAAGAGTAAGTTATCCAATTTATCAAGGCTTGATAGGTCAAAACGATAGCCCTTCTTGCATGAACCCGGGGGAGGTACGTAGACATTGGCGATTTCAAGTCTTCCGTAGGAGGTCATAAGTGAGATTCCAATTATTTCGGTGTTGGAGTCCTTCTTTAGGCTTGTATACGGTAAGGGATTCTCGAAATATTTTATTCCTCTTTTTATAAGGGTCAGTAGACCCCCTCCATGCTCCGACTCGCGGTCACATCGTAGTGCATCGTATCCAGCAAAAAGAGGAGTAGGGATCCGTTTCGAAAGTTTCGTCTCTTGGAGAAGACAGATATCTATTCGGTTCTCCTCCAAAAAACTGGCAAGTTCCGCCGTCTTTCCTCGAATCCCGTCAATATTCAGGCATTGTATTGTTAGCTTTGGACCGGGATTCTGTTCCACGTCACCTGAGGTCAACAGCAACAATCGATAGTAAGTGCCAACGTTGAGAAGATGCCGTCCAGGGGGAAGTCCTCTGGTTGGCGGGGAGCAAATGGTTCTTTTTAGATACCGTTTAGGACTGTATCCGGCGCCACCAGAAAAGGTGAACCACATGACGCGCGCTAAAAACATTAAACTCATTATAAACTTTCGGAGACAAACTTGAAGAATATTCGGAGGTTAAAGATTTGACAAGGTTTGTGGAACTTTTTTGCTTTATAGTATTTGCTTGTCTTCGCTAGCAACACGATTGCAAGTGAAGCCTTTTGTTTCGAGAAGATCGTAGGTTTTCCTAGACATCTGTGCCCTACAAGTTTTAgcttatttctgaaaattttttgttattttctatattACGCAGACGATGAACTGTGTAAGTCGggtaattcaatatattttgttgtaagtCGGGTAATTCAAATAATTCAGAGTATTTCTTGGTCGCCCACGGAAACGATGGCCCCCAGCTTTGAAATAGTCCTCCATAGCGGCGTTTGCCGGTGCATACAAATCCATCCTTAGAATGTGTCCAAAATTGCTTTGCTTTTCTTTAatacaaaattaaacaaatatttaagtCATACATGTCTTTTTTGATTAATTATAGGAtttgtattatttaatttttgatttttgaatgtttttaataaaattacatttgtttaaatTTGGTGTATTAGTGATTTATCACAatgaatttcaattcattttccgTAAAACGAAAGAAAGTTctcataaataaagaaaaaggtaaattattcaaataaaGAAACTTTCAAGATATAAATgaacaacttgatcaaatatccTCTCCGCAAACAAAGAAAAACGTGATTAAGCCCTTTTCAGACCCTGAAAATATAGTCAGTAACAATGACACGGAATATGACCCTTTGGATAATTTTATGGAAAACATCactgttcatatttttattctaatCAAACAGGAACAactaaaaaaacaggaaaaatcagGCCCAAGAAATACTAACAAGTTGAAATTGTGACAATTTTATTGAAGGGGTACGAGAGAGGACATTGAGAACGAGCACGAACACGAGGAATACATTCGATTCATGTCAGAGCACAGGGACGATGAGATCCCTGGAGAAGAAGACCCTTTTGAATATGACGAGGAAGGCAACGTTGTCGGAAAAGCAATAAAAGTAAAGCAATCTAACATGGCAGGAGGTCATAGACCCACTGCCCCCCGTCGACCACTCTAAAATCCATTATTCGAACTTTAAAAGGAATTTCTACAATCAGGCGGACGACATTCAAGATTTAACCGATCGACAAGTCGAGGATCTACGGAGAGCATTGAATGTCAAGGTTGAGCACTTTTATAATTGGGAGGTTGTTGGACTTGATCCTCCGAGACCTGCGCCTTCCTTTGCTCATTTTGGATTTGACTCAAAACTGATTGACTGTATTCGTAAATCAGGCTTTTCGGTTCCCACAGCTATTCAAAGCCAGGTTTTGGATTGAGATATATTTTTAGGGGATCCCTGCCGTTTTGAGTGGACGTGACGTTATTGGAATTGCAGAGACTGGAAGCGGGAAGACGCTGGCTTTCATCTGGCCGATGGTTGTCCATATTGCTGACCAAGTGtgaattatttttcaattttaaaggAACCAGTAAATACTGGAGATGGACCAATCGCTGTGATTGTGTGTCCTACGCGAGAATTGGCCCAGCAAGTGAGCCCTTAATGTCAGAATATGTACTTTAGACGCATCGAGAGGCTTTAACATATGGTAAGCCGTAtggtgtgcgtgttgtgtgtgcatatgggggAGGAAGTATGTGGGAACAGCAAAAGGCGTGTCAAGTTGGAGTAGAAGTTGTAATTTGTACTCCGGTTTGGAATTAGTAGACTTATAATGAGGGACGGTTAATTGATTTGGTGAAAAAAAAGTCGACTAATCTTAGGCGAGTTACGTTCTTGGTATTTGACGAGGCGGACAGATTGTTTGATCTCGGGTTTGAGTCCCAGATCCGCTCAATCGTCAACAATGTTCGTCCTGACAGACAAGGtaggtaaaaatataattttgttagcTTTGTTGTTCTCAGCTACCATCAACCGGAAAACGGAGGAACTAGCCCGTGATATATTAATAGATCATGTGAGAATACTACACGGCGAGTCTGCTGGGAAGGTTGTTTTTTTATTGGCTAGTGCTAGATCAATCAAGATATTCTGCAAATTGTGGATCTTGTGCAATCCGAAGAAGAGAAATGGAATTGGCTCAGATCAAAAATTGTGTCCCTAATGagcagttttgttttcttttctcactACCTCTAGTCGGAACTGTGCTTATTTTTGTGACTACAAAACAGAACTGTATGTATTTGGCGGATAAACTCAAACTAAATTATGGAGATGGTATGGTACATTATGAATTGACATTAGTTTGTTCGCTTCACGGTGACTTGACTCAGTTTGAACGGAATGATATAATAATGGGATTCCGAGCTCGGAAATACTCGGTTATGGTGGCGACTGATGTAGCTGCCAGGGGACTCGACATCCCGCACATCCGCACAGTCATTAACTATGAACCAGCTCGTAATATTGACACTCACACTCATCGGTGTGGACGGACAGGAAGGGCGGGTTTAGTACTGTGAAAATACGTTTTAGGTGAAAAGGGGACGGCATATACGCTCCTTACAAACAAGGATAAAGAGTTTTGTGGGCATCTTGTTCGCCAACTTGAGAGTACTAACCAGGTTGTCCCCCAATCTATCCTCGAATTGGCTAATAAAGTAATGATTACTCCCATCTTCTAATAGAATCAatggtttaaaaataaattctataaaaaaTCCGAGTCGATAGGCACGGCCGGACTGGGCCAAAATATTGCACAACTTCCTGAAGAAATACAGGATTTGAGGTATCGGACGGTCAAGAATGCATTGATGGTTAGACTATTATTCTTAACCTTCAGTCACAATATCGGTCTAAGTTTGTGCCAGCTACTCATTCCGAAGAAAAGATTGTGGCCTATACATCACCCAATGTGGAGGAGGACAATTCTCGGAAAACTCGTTGGAACAAATAACAGTTCAAATAAGCCAAttattgtgttatttactttCCACGTAAAAGAGGGATATATTTGTGTCCATCCAGATTGGTAGGCGATCAGGAGTGATGTATATTGAGATCCACAGCTCAGTCCGTAGCAATGAGATGTCGTATTCACTCATAATAAACCGACGGACCCTGAAAGACTTGGGCATTGGGAGTAGTCCTACGAGGGTCCCCGAATCGATGTAGGACACAATAGCATTAGAATCTGTACTTTGCcttttaaattgatgcaatgggTGATGTCACCTTCTGGCACAAAAAGAATCGATGGGTTTGCACAAGACATCAATGGCGGTTATAATTTGATTTAACTCCAATTGATCGTGCCAAGAGTAAaacttaaaaatatatgtaaaggaCTACCCATTCCTTGTCGCTTCTCCATGAAAAAGAGgctttgttgtcatcatcagtaCTAAAGTGTCTTCTAAAAATGCACATACTCTGCATTGACAGGGGAGAGCCTCTGGACCGCAAAGAAAGCCTCTTTGTCTTTAATAATTCGGTGGATCAGCACAGCATTGCCTGCAGACTGGAAAGCCAGAATGTTATTAATAGCCTCAACAATGTTCATAAGTGCCACATGATTATGTTTAGTTTTGAAAAGAAACCAAGGAGTGGCAGTAGACTAGAATGAATGGTAGATGAGGACACCTTCATAATCATAATCAGATTAGTGGCCGAGGAGTCGTTAATTCGTTTCATGTAAGGAGAAACTACAAGTACAACAAAAAACTTACTATTTACTAGGACTGTGGTGACATAGTCGATAAACTCGTACTGCTGCACATACCCCACAAAGGCACAGTTGTAGAGGgtctataatacatttataatattaaaCCGATATCAGGACGTCCATATATGAATTCTCAGGAGAACTATCTGCGTTTAATAGTACTGCAAATGGTCTTTCGGCACTGAGAATAACCAACAGTTGAATGCAAAGCGTAGCCGATCCTCCTTTATCGGTATAAAAATGACTAAACTCAGTCTAAATTCACGTCCAGTCCCCTGTCGaattgacctcaacagaattgaGATGACCGGATAAAGATTTTCCGTGGTAAGAAAAGCAGCCACGAAAGACAGGATATTTATCATTAAGGAATATACCTTATTGAGATAGCAGAACATCCAGAGAATGTAAATGAACTCATACGGATAGTAAACCTCCTTCGAACTATACCAGAACACTGATTTGTACTGCTTGGATGAAAGGTTTCCGAATCGTTTGGCGATTGCGTTAATGTCCTGCCAAATGAGCACAGGACAACCCAAAACCATGCAATTGTCAACTGTGGCCACTATTTCGGCAAAGTAATTGAGTTCCAGCTTATTTTCGTCAGTCAGACGAATATCGACCAGAGCAGATACCACTTGAGACGCCAGAAGTGCAGTTTCTGGCCAATTTTCAGATATTCTTTACCATGTGTGCAGTTTGTACTGAAAATTGTGGAGAGAAGCGACAAGAATATTCTCTGTCCTGTATTTCTATCTAATAAGCAGAAAAACAAACTCAATTTGACAAATTCCCTCGAATTGTCTAAGCCACTTATAGTTGACGGAGGCCTCCAAAGAGGCTATGAATAAGTAATAAAACCTTAACAGTCCTCCAATTCGTATAAATGTTCAGAAAGCAATGTCATGAGAAGGACGAGTACAGCACTCCGATGCTCCAACATTTGAGAATTGGTGACCTTGCAATATGCATGCACCATTTCCTTCACTGAATCCTGCTAAATAAACGTCAGTTCTCAAATAACCGATTCCTGGTTGTCTTGGACTGTAAATTCTGGCAGAGATATCAGCTCCTATCAAAAATAAAGAGTGGGAATATACAGTTATAGTTTTTAGTAGGGCTACACCGTAAGGTTGTTCGCACTACTAATATATACAGGTCATACTTGGTTGTATTGAACAGTCTGAGACCAGAAAAAATCTCTCCACTTTCGGTCTTCGTGTATAAAAGGGAGAATCCTAACCAGAATGTTTATCGAGTTTATTACTGCAagtcaacaacaataaaaaaccgattgttttatttttgtctgttaaaatgttttctttacaACTACATAGAGTTTTCAATAGAAAATCAAAGAGGTTTGAAAGTAAGAGAGGTTTTGTATCTCGCAGTGTGCGTACGTCCTCGGGTTTGATTGATTCTAGCAAGTCGTTAAAGTTGACTGGAAGATCAAATGATATATTGTCCCAGAAATCATTTTCAATCTTGACTTGACTTTATTATTAAAAACttgattaatttcttttaaattgtgtATTAGTTTGTTTAACGGAAG encodes:
- the LOC115229065 gene encoding uncharacterized protein LOC115229065; amino-acid sequence: MWFTFSGGAGYSPKRYLKRTICSPPTRGLPPGRHLLNVGTYYRLLLLTSGDVEQNPGPKLTIQCLNIDGIRGKTAELASFLEENRIDICLLQETKLSKRIPTPLFAGYDALRCDRESEHGGGLLTLIKRGIKYFENPLPYTSLKKDSNTEIIGISLMTSYGRLEIANVYVPPPGSCKKGYRFDLSSLDKLDNLLLCGDLNAKHPAWFRYQTADARGNLLISQLQKLIILNNPKKNTRTPYNSKDTRTSPDLSICSPRLSPIIKWSVRYDLRSDHHSMIMRMNCSPHLILKPNYFYDYKNADWNAFANYVDSRLQNFHPKNFSSLDRAVESFNKTIIDARNLIIRRACIRSGSSKYDSRTKKLIRERTSLKKESIDPK